Proteins encoded together in one Thermus neutrinimicus window:
- a CDS encoding 4Fe-4S dicluster domain-containing protein, translating into MDQEIRTNPESSVERRRFLTKMASAVFASMVAPGLAQGLPQAPATPPTPEEEDVLLRMHKELERALKNPNRRWGMVIDLRKCVGCHACTVSCMAENRLPPGVVYRPVSEQEIGVFPKVTYRFVPQPCMQCDEPPCVPACPYDATWKRKDGIVEIDYERCVGCEKCIPPCPYNSRHKDDGYFWTENTPGQGQMPYEELPVYEWGKKVNRDDEAGPMDKVRKCHFCLHRIERGLLPQCVVTCIGRATYFGDLEDPSSLVSQLIKQPNVMRLKEEAGTKPRVYYLV; encoded by the coding sequence ATGGATCAGGAAATCCGGACAAATCCGGAGTCGTCCGTGGAGCGGCGGCGCTTTCTGACCAAGATGGCCAGCGCTGTCTTCGCCTCCATGGTGGCACCCGGCTTGGCCCAGGGCCTGCCCCAGGCCCCGGCCACACCCCCTACCCCGGAGGAGGAGGACGTCCTTCTGCGGATGCATAAGGAGTTGGAGCGGGCCCTCAAGAACCCCAACCGGCGCTGGGGAATGGTGATCGACCTCCGGAAGTGCGTGGGCTGCCACGCCTGTACGGTGAGTTGCATGGCGGAAAACCGCCTACCCCCAGGGGTGGTTTACCGGCCTGTGAGCGAGCAGGAAATAGGTGTCTTCCCCAAGGTCACCTACCGTTTCGTGCCCCAACCCTGCATGCAGTGCGATGAACCCCCTTGCGTTCCCGCCTGTCCCTACGACGCCACCTGGAAGCGGAAGGACGGGATTGTGGAGATCGACTATGAGCGTTGCGTGGGATGCGAAAAGTGTATCCCCCCCTGCCCCTACAACTCCCGCCACAAGGACGACGGGTACTTCTGGACGGAAAACACCCCCGGCCAAGGGCAGATGCCCTACGAGGAGCTCCCGGTGTACGAGTGGGGGAAGAAGGTGAACCGGGACGACGAGGCGGGGCCCATGGACAAGGTGCGCAAGTGCCACTTCTGCCTGCACCGCATTGAGCGGGGCCTCTTGCCCCAGTGCGTGGTCACCTGCATCGGCCGGGCCACCTATTTCGGGGACCTCGAGGATCCCTCCTCCTTGGTCTCGCAGCTCATCAAACAACCCAATGTGATGCGCCTAAAGGAGGAAGCGGGCACCAAGCCGCGGGTCTACTACCTGGTGTAG